The Candidatus Abyssobacteria bacterium SURF_5 genome contains a region encoding:
- a CDS encoding CoA-binding protein — translation MLEPLLYPKSVAVIGASRSPGKVGHDILANLIDCGYAGNIVPVNPLADRVRGIKCCENLRTCGIPIDLAVIAIPVPAVLAAVEDAIFAGAKAIALITAGFREASPEGAEIESRIAQICAAKKVRLLGPNCPGLINTGNSLNASIIPHFPHEGGISVISQSGAVCTAIMDWASRSHLGLAKMVGIGNRADLTEIDFLQAFSEDEQTRVIVGYLESISSGDEFVKVAETAASMKPVVILKAGTTRAGMKAASSHTGSLAGSDIAYGAAFNRSGVIRADSFEKLLDYAAAFATQPLPKGDRIAIISNAYGPGILAADAVEHCGLSLASPQRGSSTALRGKAPYSVTADNPIDVLGDADCDRYEDAVNAALDNEAVDAVIIILTPKVMTNCSETARVVAGCIRGNKPVLAAFIGSDAQLPGRSEMLNSNLPDYPSPERAVAALRALCEYASWRRRPPRVVTRFPVHRRRVERIIARQLRAGRTYVGEVKTKEILRAYGFTVPEGHMVMSASEAVEIANRMGYPVALKIVSPHIVHKSDIGGIKLRLSNPEDVRDACDLMLLRVRERMPDVELEGVYVEKMCPPGREVILGMNRDPQFGPMLMFGLGGIFVEVMKDVSFHLAPITAQEAMQMLSESRSYALLTGTRGQPGVDLGAIANGLQRISQLVTDFPQIQELDISPLIVGEIGTEPIVADARIILSKREARQ, via the coding sequence ATGCTGGAACCGTTGCTGTATCCCAAGAGCGTTGCCGTAATCGGCGCCTCGCGCAGTCCCGGCAAAGTCGGTCACGACATTTTGGCGAACCTGATCGACTGCGGTTACGCGGGAAACATCGTGCCGGTAAATCCGCTTGCCGATCGGGTGCGGGGCATAAAGTGCTGTGAGAATCTCAGGACGTGCGGCATACCCATAGACCTTGCAGTCATAGCAATTCCGGTTCCCGCGGTGCTGGCCGCGGTTGAAGATGCGATTTTTGCGGGCGCCAAAGCGATAGCGCTGATAACCGCCGGTTTTCGAGAAGCCTCGCCTGAAGGCGCCGAGATTGAAAGCCGGATTGCGCAGATATGCGCCGCCAAAAAAGTGCGTCTTCTGGGGCCGAACTGTCCCGGCCTGATCAATACGGGCAACTCTCTGAACGCTTCGATCATTCCCCATTTTCCTCACGAAGGCGGGATATCGGTTATCTCTCAATCCGGCGCAGTGTGCACGGCCATAATGGATTGGGCATCGAGAAGCCATCTCGGGCTGGCGAAGATGGTCGGGATCGGGAACAGGGCGGACCTGACGGAAATCGATTTTCTTCAAGCATTCTCCGAGGACGAGCAGACCCGGGTGATTGTGGGATATCTTGAGAGCATCAGTTCCGGCGATGAATTTGTGAAAGTGGCGGAGACGGCTGCGTCAATGAAGCCCGTCGTCATCCTGAAAGCAGGGACTACACGCGCGGGAATGAAGGCCGCTTCCTCGCACACGGGCAGTCTGGCCGGATCGGATATCGCATATGGCGCAGCGTTTAACCGTTCGGGCGTGATCCGGGCGGACAGCTTTGAAAAACTGCTTGATTATGCGGCCGCGTTTGCCACTCAGCCGCTCCCGAAAGGTGATCGAATAGCAATTATCAGTAATGCATACGGCCCGGGCATTCTGGCGGCCGACGCCGTCGAGCATTGCGGCCTGTCGCTGGCCTCTCCGCAACGGGGTTCTTCCACCGCATTGCGCGGGAAGGCTCCTTATTCGGTGACCGCGGATAATCCCATAGATGTTTTGGGAGACGCTGATTGCGATCGGTATGAGGATGCGGTGAACGCCGCATTGGATAATGAAGCGGTTGACGCGGTCATTATCATCCTGACGCCGAAGGTTATGACGAATTGTTCCGAAACGGCGCGCGTCGTTGCCGGGTGCATCCGCGGGAATAAACCCGTTCTGGCTGCTTTTATCGGCAGTGATGCGCAGCTGCCGGGTCGGAGCGAGATGCTCAATTCGAATTTGCCGGACTATCCTTCTCCTGAGCGCGCGGTCGCCGCGCTTCGCGCGCTCTGCGAGTATGCGTCCTGGAGGCGGCGTCCTCCTCGCGTGGTGACGCGTTTCCCGGTTCACCGGCGCCGGGTGGAGCGGATTATTGCGCGTCAGCTGCGAGCCGGCCGCACGTACGTGGGAGAGGTGAAGACAAAAGAGATTCTGCGGGCATATGGATTTACCGTTCCCGAAGGGCACATGGTGATGAGCGCGAGTGAAGCTGTTGAGATAGCGAATCGGATGGGCTATCCCGTTGCATTGAAGATCGTGTCGCCCCACATCGTGCACAAATCCGATATCGGCGGGATCAAGCTGCGGCTATCGAACCCCGAAGACGTTCGCGATGCGTGCGACCTGATGTTGCTGCGCGTGCGCGAGCGAATGCCCGATGTGGAGCTCGAGGGCGTTTACGTCGAGAAGATGTGTCCTCCCGGCCGCGAAGTAATCCTTGGAATGAATCGCGACCCTCAGTTCGGCCCCATGCTGATGTTCGGGCTCGGCGGCATCTTTGTGGAGGTGATGAAAGACGTCTCGTTTCATCTCGCTCCGATAACGGCTCAGGAGGCGATGCAGATGCTGTCGGAAAGCCGGTCGTATGCGTTATTGACAGGAACGCGCGGTCAGCCCGGCGTAGACCTGGGCGCCATCGCCAACGGGCTTCAGCGGATAAGTCAACTGGTGACGGATTTCCCGCAGATACAGGAGCTCGATATCAGCCCGCTGATCGTCGGGGAGATCGGGACTGAGCCCATTGTTGCTGATGCGCGCATCATCTTATCGAAAAGAGAGGCTCGGCAATGA
- a CDS encoding MFS transporter, which yields MNQNVRNYGWTVALSGTGINLALGVLYTWSVISKAIPQEWGWNEAQRALPYSIACIVFALVMVVAGRMQDKIGPRKVATMGGVLTGLGFLLASASTSLTVFVLGFGLLAGAGIGFGYASATPPAVKWFPRERTGLIAGIVVAGFGLASVYAAPLARYLIAAFGVQVAMRIFGIAFLLVVVVLAQFLRNPPKEYVPASSASMVHRGIPAAPVHEYDWLSMMRTPQFYLLWFMFACGAGAGLMIIGKLAKIVELQSGSTAGFVLVALLAVGNAGGRVIAGVLSDRIGRTATMLIVFAVQAVLMFTLRLQDQLAMLVAYSMVVGFNYGACLSLFPSATKDYYGLKNFGVNYGLVFTAWGVGGLVLPIVSGRIFDATGSFNQAYVIAGFVMLVAAALTFVTKAPHEEQLVAPGLKAA from the coding sequence ATGAATCAGAACGTCAGGAATTATGGATGGACCGTCGCTCTCTCCGGGACAGGCATCAACCTTGCTCTCGGGGTTCTTTATACGTGGAGTGTCATCTCGAAAGCGATTCCGCAGGAATGGGGGTGGAACGAGGCTCAGCGAGCGCTCCCTTATTCGATTGCATGCATCGTTTTCGCTCTTGTCATGGTGGTTGCCGGGCGGATGCAGGATAAGATCGGCCCGCGCAAGGTGGCGACCATGGGCGGTGTTTTGACCGGATTGGGCTTTTTGCTCGCGAGCGCGAGCACTTCGCTCACGGTATTTGTGCTGGGGTTTGGTTTGTTGGCAGGAGCAGGGATCGGGTTCGGGTATGCCTCGGCGACACCACCCGCCGTCAAGTGGTTTCCGCGCGAGCGGACGGGCCTGATAGCGGGGATTGTGGTGGCGGGATTCGGTCTGGCGTCAGTGTATGCGGCGCCTCTCGCCAGGTATCTGATCGCGGCATTCGGCGTCCAGGTCGCCATGAGGATTTTCGGCATCGCTTTTCTTCTGGTCGTGGTGGTTCTCGCGCAGTTCTTGCGCAATCCGCCCAAGGAATACGTTCCGGCTTCGTCGGCTTCGATGGTGCATAGGGGAATACCCGCGGCTCCCGTCCACGAATACGATTGGCTGTCAATGATGCGGACTCCGCAGTTCTACTTGCTTTGGTTCATGTTCGCATGCGGGGCGGGCGCAGGTCTGATGATCATCGGGAAGCTGGCGAAGATCGTGGAGCTGCAGAGCGGTTCCACGGCGGGATTCGTCCTGGTGGCGCTGCTTGCGGTGGGCAATGCGGGCGGCCGCGTGATTGCCGGGGTGCTCTCGGACAGGATCGGTCGAACCGCGACAATGCTCATCGTGTTTGCGGTGCAGGCGGTCCTGATGTTTACGCTTCGCCTGCAGGACCAGTTGGCGATGCTGGTCGCCTATTCGATGGTCGTCGGCTTCAACTACGGAGCCTGCCTGTCGCTGTTTCCGTCGGCGACAAAAGACTATTACGGTCTGAAGAATTTCGGCGTCAACTACGGCCTGGTCTTCACGGCGTGGGGAGTCGGCGGGCTCGTTTTGCCGATCGTATCCGGCAGGATTTTCGACGCGACCGGCTCGTTTAACCAGGCCTATGTGATTGCCGGTTTCGTGATGCTTGTTGCGGCCGCGCTGACCTTCGTAACGAAAGCGCCGCATGAGGAACAACTGGTGGCGCCGGGTCTGAAGGCGGCGTGA
- the acs gene encoding acetate--CoA ligase, which produces MHTKAGKGITSMMDEQRKFPPPKEFQEKARIKSQEEYERLYRESLENPDQFWGRLAESLDWYRKWDRVHYWNAETTECRWFEGGKLNVSYNCLDRHLKTKRRNKIALQWEGEPLGEDKSYTYEQLYREVCRFANVLKKKGIKKGDRVCIYLPMIPELPIAMLACTRIGAIHSVVFGGFSADALRDRIQDSGARMLITVDASFRNGKIIELKKAADEALTKCPSVEKVIVVNRTFKQVSMKPGMESWWHEEMNAPDIKDECEPEIMDAEDPLFILYTSGSTGKPKGVLHTTAGYLLYAAQTFRYIFDYRDEDVFWCTADIGWVTGHSYIVYGPLCEGVTSVMYEGVPFYPERDRFWQIIDKYKVNIFYTAPTAIRSIMREGDEWPKRNNLSSLRLLGTVGEPINPEAWMWYYNLIGKGKCPIVDTWWQTETGGILITPLPGAFTLKPASANKPFFGVEAEVIREDGSPAKPNEGGYLIIKRPWPGMMRGVYGDPKRFKETYFTLYPGLYFTGDGARKDEDGDFWLMGRIDDVINVSGHRLGTAEIESALVSHPNVSEAAVVPMPHEIKGQGIYAFVTLKAGVEASESMRKQLIAHVRKEIGPIATPDELQFAEGLPKTRSGKIMRRILRKIAEGSEQIGDTTTLADTSVVENLLKGKKGGEAAAQKK; this is translated from the coding sequence ATGCATACAAAAGCTGGAAAAGGCATCACCTCGATGATGGACGAGCAGCGGAAATTCCCGCCGCCAAAGGAATTCCAGGAGAAGGCGCGGATCAAATCGCAGGAGGAATATGAGCGGCTGTACCGGGAATCGCTGGAAAATCCGGACCAGTTCTGGGGCCGCCTGGCCGAGAGTCTGGATTGGTACAGGAAATGGGACCGCGTCCACTATTGGAATGCAGAGACGACGGAATGCAGGTGGTTTGAGGGCGGAAAACTGAATGTCTCCTACAACTGTCTGGATCGACATCTGAAGACAAAGCGAAGGAACAAGATCGCTCTTCAATGGGAAGGCGAGCCGCTGGGCGAGGACAAGTCGTACACCTACGAGCAACTGTATCGGGAGGTGTGCAGGTTTGCGAACGTGCTGAAGAAGAAGGGGATAAAGAAGGGCGATCGCGTCTGCATCTATTTGCCGATGATTCCGGAACTCCCGATAGCGATGCTTGCGTGCACGCGGATTGGAGCGATTCACAGCGTGGTATTCGGCGGGTTCAGCGCCGACGCGTTGCGCGATCGCATCCAGGACAGCGGCGCCAGGATGCTTATCACCGTCGACGCCAGCTTCCGGAACGGCAAGATCATCGAACTGAAAAAGGCGGCAGATGAGGCGCTGACGAAATGCCCGTCGGTTGAAAAGGTGATCGTGGTGAATCGGACCTTCAAACAGGTATCGATGAAGCCGGGAATGGAAAGCTGGTGGCACGAGGAGATGAACGCGCCCGATATCAAAGACGAATGCGAGCCGGAGATAATGGACGCGGAGGACCCGCTCTTCATTCTCTATACCAGCGGCAGCACAGGAAAACCGAAGGGAGTGCTTCATACCACCGCCGGCTATTTGCTGTATGCGGCCCAGACGTTTCGGTACATCTTCGACTATCGCGACGAAGATGTTTTCTGGTGCACGGCCGACATCGGCTGGGTGACCGGTCACAGCTACATCGTGTACGGGCCTCTCTGCGAGGGCGTGACGTCGGTGATGTACGAAGGAGTGCCGTTCTATCCCGAGAGAGACAGGTTCTGGCAGATCATAGACAAGTACAAGGTCAACATCTTCTATACGGCCCCCACGGCGATTCGCTCGATCATGAGGGAGGGCGACGAGTGGCCGAAGCGAAACAACCTGTCCAGCTTGCGGCTGCTGGGAACCGTCGGCGAACCGATCAATCCGGAAGCCTGGATGTGGTATTACAACCTGATCGGCAAGGGGAAATGTCCGATCGTGGATACCTGGTGGCAAACCGAGACCGGCGGCATTTTGATTACGCCGCTGCCCGGCGCCTTCACGCTGAAACCGGCCTCCGCAAACAAGCCGTTTTTCGGAGTCGAAGCCGAGGTGATACGAGAGGATGGCTCGCCGGCGAAGCCGAATGAGGGCGGCTATCTCATAATCAAGCGGCCGTGGCCCGGGATGATGCGTGGCGTCTATGGCGATCCGAAGCGGTTCAAGGAAACCTATTTCACGTTGTATCCCGGTTTGTATTTTACGGGTGACGGCGCGAGAAAGGATGAAGACGGCGACTTCTGGCTGATGGGCCGGATCGACGACGTCATCAACGTGTCGGGACATCGACTGGGCACCGCTGAGATTGAAAGCGCGCTGGTCTCGCACCCCAACGTCTCGGAGGCCGCCGTTGTCCCGATGCCGCATGAGATCAAGGGGCAGGGTATTTACGCTTTTGTGACGTTGAAGGCGGGAGTGGAAGCTTCGGAATCAATGAGGAAGCAGCTCATCGCGCACGTCAGGAAGGAGATCGGTCCGATTGCGACGCCCGACGAACTGCAGTTCGCGGAGGGTCTGCCGAAGACGCGAAGCGGCAAGATCATGAGGCGAATCCTTCGCAAGATCGCCGAAGGCAGTGAGCAGATCGGTGATACCACGACCCTGGCCGACACCTCGGTTGTGGAGAACTTGCTGAAGGGAAAAAAAGGCGGCGAGGCAGCCGCGCAAAAAAAATAG
- a CDS encoding response regulator, whose translation MRRWRPERSIIMQKTQETHEIHVLLVDDEENFRANAKSLFRKRGFNIQTAASGSEAIAAVKKESFDVILLDLKMPGMDGNEVLYSLKKIRPDIQVIILTGYGSSESVTFGLRHGAFAYLVKPCDIDLIAVKIREAYHKKKGTYEKERRVRDIMVSLSSFGSVRDDWTIAEAIAILLGQKTIVTDSVEEEPIEVVIGSKTVITTTVDEGVHRCVLVRDRADKIIGIISFTDFLQGLESTYLRLLSERPSLIVSESGRTHGQIFSNMVHELGKKKVRELMLDKPPSIDADADLLEATNRLLSLNVRRLLVMDEDKVIGVIREKDLMFEMANIIG comes from the coding sequence ATGCGCCGCTGGAGGCCGGAAAGGAGCATCATCATGCAGAAGACACAGGAGACCCACGAAATACATGTCCTGCTGGTGGACGATGAGGAGAACTTTCGAGCCAACGCAAAGTCTCTCTTCAGGAAGCGCGGGTTCAATATTCAGACGGCCGCATCCGGCTCAGAGGCCATTGCAGCGGTGAAGAAAGAGAGCTTCGACGTCATTCTTCTCGATCTGAAAATGCCGGGGATGGATGGGAATGAGGTGCTTTATTCGCTGAAGAAGATACGGCCCGATATCCAGGTGATCATTCTCACGGGATACGGTTCGTCGGAATCGGTTACCTTCGGCCTCCGCCATGGGGCGTTTGCCTACCTGGTGAAGCCCTGCGACATCGACTTGATCGCGGTGAAGATCAGAGAAGCCTACCACAAGAAGAAGGGAACGTATGAGAAGGAGCGCCGCGTGAGAGACATCATGGTTTCTCTCAGTTCCTTTGGGTCTGTGCGGGACGACTGGACGATTGCCGAGGCTATTGCAATACTGCTCGGACAGAAAACCATTGTCACCGATTCGGTCGAGGAAGAGCCGATTGAAGTGGTGATCGGCAGCAAGACAGTGATTACGACCACCGTAGATGAAGGTGTTCACCGGTGCGTGCTGGTCCGCGATCGGGCGGACAAGATCATTGGGATAATCAGCTTTACCGATTTTCTGCAGGGGCTCGAGTCGACCTATCTGCGCCTGCTGTCGGAGCGGCCTTCGCTGATTGTTTCGGAATCGGGTCGGACTCACGGGCAGATATTTTCGAACATGGTGCATGAGCTCGGCAAAAAGAAAGTCCGCGAGTTGATGCTGGATAAACCGCCCTCGATCGATGCGGACGCGGATCTGCTGGAGGCGACAAACCGGCTCCTTTCCCTGAACGTCAGGAGGCTGCTCGTGATGGACGAGGATAAGGTAATCGGGGTGATCCGCGAAAAGGACCTGATGTTTGAGATGGCCAATATCATCGGCTGA
- the nuoE gene encoding NADH-quinone oxidoreductase subunit NuoE, protein MKCECACEMIPDEFTEEQWKRVDEVIARYRNKPGALIPVLETVQGITGYLPESVQRRVARGLNIPLSQVYGVVTFYSFFTMKPRGRHQVRVCLGTACHVRGSHRVLRDMEQKLGIEPGECTDDREFSLDIVRCVGACGLAPVMVVDDDTHKQVKVARLDQILDKYRRPAEEQKP, encoded by the coding sequence ATGAAGTGCGAATGTGCTTGCGAAATGATACCCGATGAATTTACCGAGGAGCAATGGAAACGTGTCGATGAGGTTATCGCACGTTACCGCAACAAACCCGGCGCCCTGATTCCTGTGCTCGAAACGGTGCAGGGAATCACGGGTTACCTCCCGGAGTCCGTGCAGCGGCGCGTGGCAAGAGGCCTGAACATCCCGCTCTCACAAGTATATGGCGTCGTCACATTCTACTCGTTCTTCACCATGAAGCCCCGCGGCAGACACCAGGTGCGCGTGTGCCTGGGAACCGCCTGCCATGTCAGGGGATCCCACAGGGTGCTCCGCGATATGGAGCAAAAACTGGGAATCGAGCCAGGCGAATGCACCGACGACAGGGAATTCAGCCTCGATATAGTCCGCTGCGTGGGCGCGTGCGGCTTGGCGCCCGTCATGGTTGTTGACGATGACACGCATAAACAGGTAAAGGTGGCCAGGCTCGATCAGATTCTGGATAAGTACCGCCGGCCCGCCGAGGAGCAGAAACCATGA
- the nuoF gene encoding NADH-quinone oxidoreductase subunit NuoF translates to MTKKNITTTDLIRIKDEVAKERKKYRLSAMVCGGTGCHAGGSKAVISALQEEVRKKGLAQEVMVVQTGCNGFCAMGPVMTVLPESIFYQKLAPEDMAEVVEQHFLKGRPVKRLMYVDPVTGAIIPRLDDIPFFANQQLRVLHNKGMIDPEKIEDYIWRDGYIAAAKALLEMGPREIINEVKLSAIRGRGGAGFPTGVKWEFCANSKGDIKYVLCNADEGDPGAFMDRSVMEADPHSILEGMIIAAKAIGSHQGYIYCRAEYPLAVRRLTIAIDQARELGLLGKNILGSAFDFDVEIYQGAGAFVCGEETALMTSIEGRRGMPRPRPPFPAISGLWKKPTILNNVETFANIPQIILEGGDKYAKIGTESSKGTKIFALTGKVNNIGLVEVPMGTSIGQIIFDIGGGIPGGKNFKAAQLGGPSGGCIPAEHLNLPTDYEAITRAGAIMGSGGLIVMDEDNCMVDMARYFMDFCQDESCGKCTPCRIGTKRMLEILQRICKGEGRQGDIELLEELAGAIKDTALCGLGQTAPNPVLSTIRYFRHEYEAHIRDKHCAAAVCSALFKSPCQHTCPIEMDIPEYVALVRAERIDDAYTVLKRTNPFPSVCGRVCGHPCQSKCRRGQLDEPVAIKFLKRYVADNARRPAVEPIPVTQKERVAIVGAGPSGLTAALELKKRGYAVTVFEELPYAGGMLRWGIPAYRLPREVLDREIKDIIDTGVQLRLNTRIGREISFEELEREYDMIYLAIGAHKSLSLNIPGEDTEGVFGAVELLRIHNLDRPVKIGKRAAVIGGGNSAIDSARTAIRLGAENVTIYYRRERKDMPAQEAEIRAAEEEGVHLEYLAAPVAVKSKNGRVSGLELARMKLGLFDRSGRKRPEPIKGSEFTAEVDTVIAAISQSVDLDFVNGDSAIQIERGAIKINSNLQTGNPKVWAGGDAVTGPAMVIDAIRAGRDAAIRIDTALRTANGQRPWVAPSDGAIDIPLQIDEEVVEKPQAAMPGEPAIERKRDFREVELGYTSRLAVEEARRCMRCDAKID, encoded by the coding sequence ATGACAAAGAAGAACATCACCACTACCGATCTGATACGCATAAAAGACGAGGTCGCGAAAGAAAGAAAAAAATATCGCCTCAGCGCCATGGTGTGCGGAGGCACCGGATGCCACGCCGGCGGGAGCAAAGCAGTCATCAGCGCCCTCCAGGAAGAAGTCCGGAAAAAGGGACTCGCTCAAGAAGTGATGGTGGTACAGACCGGGTGCAACGGCTTCTGCGCCATGGGGCCGGTCATGACCGTCCTTCCGGAATCAATTTTTTATCAGAAGCTTGCCCCCGAAGACATGGCGGAAGTGGTCGAACAACATTTCCTGAAAGGGCGCCCCGTCAAGCGCCTCATGTACGTTGACCCGGTAACCGGAGCCATCATCCCGCGGCTCGACGACATTCCTTTCTTTGCCAATCAGCAATTGCGGGTGCTCCACAACAAGGGCATGATCGACCCCGAAAAGATTGAGGATTACATCTGGCGCGACGGCTACATTGCCGCCGCCAAAGCCCTGCTCGAAATGGGTCCCCGCGAGATAATCAACGAAGTGAAACTCTCGGCCATCCGCGGGCGGGGAGGAGCCGGATTCCCCACAGGCGTTAAATGGGAATTTTGCGCTAATTCCAAGGGAGACATAAAGTACGTGCTCTGCAATGCGGACGAGGGCGATCCCGGCGCCTTCATGGACCGTAGCGTAATGGAGGCCGATCCCCATTCCATTCTGGAAGGAATGATCATCGCCGCAAAAGCGATCGGCTCGCACCAGGGCTATATCTATTGCCGCGCCGAATATCCGCTTGCGGTGCGACGGCTCACTATCGCAATCGATCAGGCGCGCGAACTCGGCCTGTTGGGCAAAAACATTCTCGGATCGGCTTTCGATTTCGACGTCGAGATCTACCAGGGAGCCGGCGCATTTGTGTGCGGCGAAGAAACCGCCCTCATGACTTCCATCGAGGGACGCCGCGGCATGCCGCGCCCGCGCCCCCCCTTCCCGGCCATTTCCGGACTGTGGAAAAAACCGACCATCCTGAATAACGTTGAAACCTTTGCCAATATCCCGCAGATCATCCTCGAGGGCGGCGACAAATACGCGAAAATCGGAACCGAATCCTCGAAGGGCACGAAGATATTCGCGTTGACCGGCAAAGTCAACAATATCGGATTAGTCGAGGTGCCTATGGGCACCTCCATCGGACAAATCATCTTCGACATCGGCGGAGGCATCCCCGGCGGCAAAAACTTCAAAGCCGCCCAGCTCGGTGGACCCTCCGGAGGATGCATCCCCGCCGAGCATCTGAACCTGCCGACGGATTATGAGGCCATCACCCGGGCCGGCGCTATCATGGGATCGGGCGGATTGATCGTCATGGACGAGGACAACTGCATGGTGGACATGGCCCGCTATTTCATGGATTTCTGTCAGGACGAATCCTGCGGCAAGTGCACCCCATGCAGGATAGGCACCAAGCGGATGCTCGAAATCCTCCAGCGCATCTGCAAGGGAGAAGGCCGGCAGGGCGACATCGAACTGCTCGAGGAACTCGCAGGCGCCATCAAGGACACCGCCCTTTGCGGCCTCGGACAAACGGCTCCCAATCCCGTTCTGAGCACGATCAGGTATTTCCGCCATGAATATGAGGCTCATATCCGCGACAAACACTGCGCCGCCGCCGTCTGCTCCGCCTTGTTCAAGAGCCCGTGCCAGCATACGTGCCCCATCGAGATGGACATCCCCGAGTACGTCGCTCTCGTCCGCGCCGAACGGATCGACGACGCCTATACGGTCCTCAAGCGAACCAACCCGTTCCCCAGCGTCTGCGGCCGCGTTTGCGGGCATCCGTGCCAGTCGAAATGCAGGCGCGGTCAGCTCGACGAACCTGTCGCAATCAAGTTCCTCAAGCGTTACGTAGCCGATAATGCCAGGAGGCCGGCCGTCGAACCGATTCCCGTAACCCAAAAGGAGCGCGTCGCAATCGTAGGGGCGGGACCGTCCGGCCTTACGGCCGCGCTCGAACTGAAGAAACGAGGATATGCCGTCACCGTCTTTGAAGAACTCCCGTACGCGGGCGGAATGCTCCGCTGGGGCATCCCGGCGTATCGCCTCCCCCGCGAAGTTCTTGACAGGGAAATCAAGGATATTATTGACACCGGCGTCCAGTTGCGGCTGAACACGCGAATCGGACGCGAAATCAGCTTCGAGGAACTGGAGCGCGAGTATGACATGATCTACCTCGCGATCGGGGCCCACAAGAGCCTCTCGCTCAATATTCCCGGAGAGGATACCGAGGGCGTATTCGGGGCGGTCGAACTGCTGAGAATTCACAACCTGGATCGACCGGTCAAGATCGGTAAACGCGCGGCGGTCATCGGCGGCGGCAACTCGGCCATCGACTCCGCCCGAACCGCGATCCGGCTGGGAGCCGAAAACGTAACCATTTACTATCGCCGTGAGCGAAAAGACATGCCCGCTCAGGAGGCCGAAATAAGAGCCGCCGAGGAAGAGGGCGTCCACCTCGAGTATCTGGCGGCTCCCGTGGCCGTTAAGTCCAAGAACGGCAGAGTGTCCGGCCTCGAGCTTGCGCGCATGAAGCTGGGCCTCTTTGATCGCTCCGGGCGCAAACGTCCCGAGCCGATTAAAGGCTCCGAGTTTACCGCCGAAGTCGACACCGTCATCGCCGCAATCAGTCAATCCGTCGACCTCGATTTCGTTAATGGGGACAGCGCAATTCAAATCGAGCGAGGAGCAATCAAAATAAATTCGAATCTGCAGACCGGCAACCCAAAGGTATGGGCGGGCGGAGACGCAGTCACCGGACCCGCCATGGTGATCGACGCAATCCGGGCAGGGCGCGATGCGGCCATCCGCATCGACACCGCCCTCCGGACGGCAAACGGACAAAGACCGTGGGTCGCGCCGTCCGATGGAGCCATCGACATCCCGCTCCAGATCGATGAGGAAGTTGTCGAGAAGCCGCAGGCGGCAATGCCCGGGGAACCGGCTATCGAGCGGAAGAGAGATTTCCGCGAAGTCGAACTCGGCTACACCTCGAGGCTCGCTGTCGAAGAGGCGCGCCGCTGCATGCGGTGTGACGCCAAAATCGATTGA